The proteins below come from a single Malus domestica chromosome 03, GDT2T_hap1 genomic window:
- the LOC103419039 gene encoding UDP-glycosyltransferase 79B6-like, which yields MAEPPKISSSFHLAMFPWLAMGHITPYVHLSNELAARGHRVTLLVPKKAILQLEHLNYHPNLITFSPVTVPHFDGLPEGTEIASEIPIHNIHFLAAAMDLTRNQIEHFLSANKPDFVLYDAAHWVPEIARKNGIKSVCYNVVCAAALAIALVPARQVPKDRPITAKELGVPPAGYPSTTVVLQGHEARSLTFITEPFGDGIRFYDRTIICMKECDALSIRTCRELEGDMCDYMEDQYKRPVLLTGPVLGLGSDNNTEQLEDRWAKWFAGFEAGSVVFCAFGSQWVLEKSQFQELVLGFELTGLPFFVALKPPLGCETIEEAFPEGFEERVKGRGVVVGSWVQQTLILNHPAVGCFVNHCGFGSMWESLMSDKQIVLVPHLGDQILNTKLLVKKLEVAVEVGREESGWFSKESLSKAIESVMDKESEVGVMVKKNHAKWMETLTTPGFMSGYIDRFVQKLKELVN from the coding sequence ATGGCAGAACCTCCCAAGATCTCCTCAAGCTTTCACTTAGCCATGTTCCCATGGCTTGCCATGGGCCACATCACCCCATACGTTCACCTCTCCAACGAGCTCGCTGCCAGAGGCCATAGAGTCACTCTCTTGGTACCCAAGAAAGCTATCCTTCAGCTCGAACATCTCAACTACCACCCTAACCTCATCACCTTCTCTCCAGTCACCGTCCCCCACTTCGACGGCCTCCCGGAGGGCACCGAAATCGCCTCGGAAATCCCCATTCACAACATCCATTTTCTTGCCGCTGCCATGGACCTCACACGCAACCAAATCGAACACTTCCTGAGCGCAAACAAACCCGACTTTGTCTTGTACGACGCTGCACATTGGGTGCCGGAGATTGCGAGGAAAAACGGCATCAAGTCCGTTTGTTACAATGTTGTATGCGCTGCGGCTCTCGCTATTGCGCTTGTCCCAGCGCGTCAGGTCCCCAAGGACCGGCCTATTACCGCGAAGGAGCTAGGGGTCCCACCTGCTGGGTACCCGTCAACGACTGTGGTTCTCCAAGGACACGAGGCCCGGTCGTTGACGTTCATAACGGAGCCGTTTGGGGACGGGATCAGATTTTACGATCGGACCATAATTTGTATGAAAGAATGTGACGCTTTGTCCATTAGAACGTGCAGAGAGCTGGAGGGTGATATGTGTGACTATATGGAAGATCAGTACAAGAGGCCGGTGCTTTTAACTGGTCCTGTTTTGGGTCTGGGATCCGATAACAACACTGAACAATTAGAGGACCGGTGGGCGAAGTGGTTTGCTGGGTTTGAGGCTGGATCTGTGGTGTTTTGCGCATTCGGGAGCCAATGGGTTCTCGAAAAAAGCCAATTTCAAGAGCTCGTGTTAGGGTTTGAGCTAACTGGGTTGCCATTTTTTGTGGCTCTGAAACCCCCGTTGGGTTGCGAGACAATTGAAGAGGCATTTCCGGAAGGGTTTGAAGAGAGGGTTAAGGGGAGAGGGGTGGTGGTTGGGAGCTGGGTGCAGCAGACATTGATTTTGAACCACCCAGCAGTTGGGTGCTTTGTGAACCATTGTGGGTTTGGATCAATGTGGGAGTCCTTGATGAGTGACAAACAGATTGTGCTGGTTCCACATCTTGGTGACCAAATCTTGAACACCAAATTGCTGGTTAAAAAGCTCGAGGTTGCTGTGGAGGTGGGGAGGGAAGAGAGTGGGTGGTTTTCGAAGGAGAGTTTGAGCAAAGCTATTGAAAGTGTGATGGATAAAGAGAGTGAGGTGGGTGTTATGGTGAAGAAGAACCATGCAAAGTGGATGGAAACGTTAACAACTCCTGGGTTTATGAGTGGATATATCGATAGGTTTGTTCAGAAGCTGAAAGAGCTTGTAAATTAG
- the LOC103427337 gene encoding uncharacterized protein, with protein sequence MEPVGDDPSRKEDNVEEANDLLEECWFFDNLLNRKQKMLRCLSDPHSNSSDFGQEMSVKMNKATEGGGFSGPNLVRTPSLPLHIGRQENVQVKQSGGKSGVRKLTRQTSHQKMLQTTTSQPPVCIGRRTEGVQDKESDIKRSKVNGQPVRHNLLRTPSLPPCLGREERNQESVPQRHKGLMTQCSSIPRYRPSKTTEGESNMISTNGIKEMRRRCPNQLTTRKSLSDLEIEELQGFKDLGFTFEKEELTPSVVNILPGLQDKKRSEDLNPAHVRRPYLSEVWLAQSCAAPPPPNLGATQSAEDMKAQIKFWARSVASNVR encoded by the exons ATGGAGCCTGTTGGTGATGACCCAAGTAGGAAAGAAGACAATGTGGAAGAAGCCAATGATCTTTTGGAAGAATGTTGGTTTTTTGATAACTTGCTCAACAGGAAACAGAAGATGCTAAGGTGTCTTTCTGATCCTCATAGCAACTCATCAGATTTTGGCCAAGAAATGTCAGTGAAGATGAATAAGGCCACAGAAGGCGGTGGATTTTCCGGTCCAAATTTGGTTCGGACACCGTCGTTGCCGCTTCATATAGGGAGGCAGGAGAATGTTCAAGTGAAGCAAAGTGGTGGTAAGAGTGGCGTGAGAAAATTGACAAGGCAAACGTCGCATCAGAAGATGCTGCAGACAACAACGTCCCAACCGCCGGTTTGTATTGGGAGGAGGACAGAAGGAGTTCAGGATAAAGAAAGTGATATCAAAAGAAGTAAAGTAAATGGGCAACCGGTGCGTCACAATTTGCTCAGGACACCCTCCTTGCCACCATGCCTaggaagagaagagagaaaccAAGAAAGTGTTCCACAAAGACACAAG GGGCTCATGACACAATGTTCTAGCATTCCAAGATATAGACCCTCAAAAACCACAGAAGGGGAAAGCAATATGATTAGTACGAATGGAATTAAGGAAATGAGGCGCCGATGCCCTAATCAACTGACGACGAGAAAGAGCCTAAGTGATCTTGAAATTGAAGAACTGCAAGGGTTCAAGGACTTGGGGTTCACATTTGAGAAGGAAGAGTTGACCCCTAGTGTGGTGAACATACTTCCTGGGTTGCAAGACAAGAAGAGAAGTGAAGATTTGAACCCGGCACATGTTAGGAGGCCTTATCTTTCTGAGGTGTGGCTGGCGCAAAGCTGCGCAGCCCCGCCACCTCCAAATTTGGGTGCAACTCAGTCTGCTGAAGACATGAAGGCACAGATCAAGTTCTGGGCTAGATCTGTGGCTTCTAATGTGCGCTAG
- the LOC103427336 gene encoding uncharacterized protein isoform X1: MLQTQHLLRSNFPKFLSHPHTHFVSPLYLSPPPLNFFHKPTNLCPVSAHSRPGLEQCLAEAPEPTTETPYTPLEFAPDGPEELPPSSSPVFATNDDPSSLQVATSVLLTGAITVFLFRSLRRRAKRAKELKFRSSGMKKSLKDEALDSLKALSTGSVEAKGPPSPVQALLGGISAGVIALILYKFTTTIEASLNRQTISDNFSVRQITITIRTIINGLCYLATFVFGINAVGLVLYAGQLAINSIMEDTNEKTQTQGKDQSGSFNSKVESPANSGENSDRDDQSSDGTQ; this comes from the exons ATGTTGCAGACCCAACACCTTCTCCGTTCCAATTTCCCCAAATTTCTCTCTCATCCCCATACCCACTTTGTCTctcctctctatctctctcccccTCCACTCAATTTTTTCCACAAACCCACCAATCTCTGCCCTGTCTCAGCCCATTCCAGACCCGGCCTCGAACAATGTCTAGCCGAAGCTCCAGAACCGACGACCGAAACTCCATACACACCCTTGGAATTTGCTCCAGACGGTCCCGAAGAATTGCCACCGTCTTCTTCTCCAGTGTTTGCCACCAATGATGACCCTTCATCTCTCCAAGTGGCCACCAGTGTTCTTCTCACCGGGGCCATCACTGTCTTCCTCTTTCGCTCCCTGCGACGCCGCGCCAAGCGTGCTAAAGAACTG AAATTTAGGTCATCTGGAATGAAGAAGTCCTTGAAGGATGAGGCTTTGGATAGCTTGAAAGCACTTTCTACAGGTTCTGTTGAAGCAAAGGGTCCACCCTCACCTGTTCAGGCCTTGCTGGGTGGAATATCAGCCGGTGTCATTGCGCTTATTCTTTACAAGTTCACTACTACAATTGAAGCATCTCTCAACCGCCAAACTATTTCTGATAATTTCTCG GTTCGTCAGATTACAATAACCATCAG GACCATTATAAATGGGTTGTGCTACCTTGCAACATTTGTGTTCGGCATCAATGCTGTGGGTTTAGTCCTTTATGCTGGTCAGCTCGCCATCAACTCCATCATGGAAGATACAAATGAAAAAACTCAGACTCAAGGTAAGGATCAGTCAGGCTCATTCAATTCAAAGGTTGAGAGCCCCGCAAATAGTGGTGAGAACAGCGATAGGGATGATCAAAGTTCAGATGGAACACAATAG
- the LOC103427336 gene encoding uncharacterized protein isoform X2 has product MLQTQHLLRSNFPKFLSHPHTHFVSPLYLSPPPLNFFHKPTNLCPVSAHSRPGLEQCLAEAPEPTTETPYTPLEFAPDGPEELPPSSSPVFATNDDPSSLQVATSVLLTGAITVFLFRSLRRRAKRAKELKFRSSGMKKSLKDEALDSLKALSTGSVEAKGPPSPVQALLGGISAGVIALILYKFTTTIEASLNRQTISDNFSVRQITITIRTIINGLCYLATFVFGINAVGLVLYAGQLAINSIMEDTNEKTQTQVVGGAS; this is encoded by the exons ATGTTGCAGACCCAACACCTTCTCCGTTCCAATTTCCCCAAATTTCTCTCTCATCCCCATACCCACTTTGTCTctcctctctatctctctcccccTCCACTCAATTTTTTCCACAAACCCACCAATCTCTGCCCTGTCTCAGCCCATTCCAGACCCGGCCTCGAACAATGTCTAGCCGAAGCTCCAGAACCGACGACCGAAACTCCATACACACCCTTGGAATTTGCTCCAGACGGTCCCGAAGAATTGCCACCGTCTTCTTCTCCAGTGTTTGCCACCAATGATGACCCTTCATCTCTCCAAGTGGCCACCAGTGTTCTTCTCACCGGGGCCATCACTGTCTTCCTCTTTCGCTCCCTGCGACGCCGCGCCAAGCGTGCTAAAGAACTG AAATTTAGGTCATCTGGAATGAAGAAGTCCTTGAAGGATGAGGCTTTGGATAGCTTGAAAGCACTTTCTACAGGTTCTGTTGAAGCAAAGGGTCCACCCTCACCTGTTCAGGCCTTGCTGGGTGGAATATCAGCCGGTGTCATTGCGCTTATTCTTTACAAGTTCACTACTACAATTGAAGCATCTCTCAACCGCCAAACTATTTCTGATAATTTCTCG GTTCGTCAGATTACAATAACCATCAG GACCATTATAAATGGGTTGTGCTACCTTGCAACATTTGTGTTCGGCATCAATGCTGTGGGTTTAGTCCTTTATGCTGGTCAGCTCGCCATCAACTCCATCATGGAAGATACAAATGAAAAAACTCAGACTCAAG TTGTTGGTGGTGCTTCTTGA
- the LOC103427336 gene encoding uncharacterized protein isoform X3, producing the protein MLQTQHLLRSNFPKFLSHPHTHFVSPLYLSPPPLNFFHKPTNLCPVSAHSRPGLEQCLAEAPEPTTETPYTPLEFAPDGPEELPPSSSPVFATNDDPSSLQVATSVLLTGAITVFLFRSLRRRAKRAKELVRQITITIRTIINGLCYLATFVFGINAVGLVLYAGQLAINSIMEDTNEKTQTQGKDQSGSFNSKVESPANSGENSDRDDQSSDGTQ; encoded by the exons ATGTTGCAGACCCAACACCTTCTCCGTTCCAATTTCCCCAAATTTCTCTCTCATCCCCATACCCACTTTGTCTctcctctctatctctctcccccTCCACTCAATTTTTTCCACAAACCCACCAATCTCTGCCCTGTCTCAGCCCATTCCAGACCCGGCCTCGAACAATGTCTAGCCGAAGCTCCAGAACCGACGACCGAAACTCCATACACACCCTTGGAATTTGCTCCAGACGGTCCCGAAGAATTGCCACCGTCTTCTTCTCCAGTGTTTGCCACCAATGATGACCCTTCATCTCTCCAAGTGGCCACCAGTGTTCTTCTCACCGGGGCCATCACTGTCTTCCTCTTTCGCTCCCTGCGACGCCGCGCCAAGCGTGCTAAAGAACTG GTTCGTCAGATTACAATAACCATCAG GACCATTATAAATGGGTTGTGCTACCTTGCAACATTTGTGTTCGGCATCAATGCTGTGGGTTTAGTCCTTTATGCTGGTCAGCTCGCCATCAACTCCATCATGGAAGATACAAATGAAAAAACTCAGACTCAAGGTAAGGATCAGTCAGGCTCATTCAATTCAAAGGTTGAGAGCCCCGCAAATAGTGGTGAGAACAGCGATAGGGATGATCAAAGTTCAGATGGAACACAATAG
- the LOC103427336 gene encoding uncharacterized protein isoform X4, with amino-acid sequence MMTLHLSKWPPVFFSPGPSLSSSFAPCDAAPSVLKNWSSGMKKSLKDEALDSLKALSTGSVEAKGPPSPVQALLGGISAGVIALILYKFTTTIEASLNRQTISDNFSVRQITITIRTIINGLCYLATFVFGINAVGLVLYAGQLAINSIMEDTNEKTQTQGKDQSGSFNSKVESPANSGENSDRDDQSSDGTQ; translated from the exons ATGATGACCCTTCATCTCTCCAAGTGGCCACCAGTGTTCTTCTCACCGGGGCCATCACTGTCTTCCTCTTTCGCTCCCTGCGACGCCGCGCCAAGCGTGCTAAAGAACTG GTCATCTGGAATGAAGAAGTCCTTGAAGGATGAGGCTTTGGATAGCTTGAAAGCACTTTCTACAGGTTCTGTTGAAGCAAAGGGTCCACCCTCACCTGTTCAGGCCTTGCTGGGTGGAATATCAGCCGGTGTCATTGCGCTTATTCTTTACAAGTTCACTACTACAATTGAAGCATCTCTCAACCGCCAAACTATTTCTGATAATTTCTCG GTTCGTCAGATTACAATAACCATCAG GACCATTATAAATGGGTTGTGCTACCTTGCAACATTTGTGTTCGGCATCAATGCTGTGGGTTTAGTCCTTTATGCTGGTCAGCTCGCCATCAACTCCATCATGGAAGATACAAATGAAAAAACTCAGACTCAAGGTAAGGATCAGTCAGGCTCATTCAATTCAAAGGTTGAGAGCCCCGCAAATAGTGGTGAGAACAGCGATAGGGATGATCAAAGTTCAGATGGAACACAATAG
- the LOC103427336 gene encoding uncharacterized protein isoform X5, with the protein MMTLHLSKWPPVFFSPGPSLSSSFAPCDAAPSVLKNWSSGMKKSLKDEALDSLKALSTGSVEAKGPPSPVQALLGGISAGVIALILYKFTTTIEASLNRQTISDNFSVRQITITIRTIINGLCYLATFVFGINAVGLVLYAGQLAINSIMEDTNEKTQTQVVGGAS; encoded by the exons ATGATGACCCTTCATCTCTCCAAGTGGCCACCAGTGTTCTTCTCACCGGGGCCATCACTGTCTTCCTCTTTCGCTCCCTGCGACGCCGCGCCAAGCGTGCTAAAGAACTG GTCATCTGGAATGAAGAAGTCCTTGAAGGATGAGGCTTTGGATAGCTTGAAAGCACTTTCTACAGGTTCTGTTGAAGCAAAGGGTCCACCCTCACCTGTTCAGGCCTTGCTGGGTGGAATATCAGCCGGTGTCATTGCGCTTATTCTTTACAAGTTCACTACTACAATTGAAGCATCTCTCAACCGCCAAACTATTTCTGATAATTTCTCG GTTCGTCAGATTACAATAACCATCAG GACCATTATAAATGGGTTGTGCTACCTTGCAACATTTGTGTTCGGCATCAATGCTGTGGGTTTAGTCCTTTATGCTGGTCAGCTCGCCATCAACTCCATCATGGAAGATACAAATGAAAAAACTCAGACTCAAG TTGTTGGTGGTGCTTCTTGA
- the LOC114824041 gene encoding uncharacterized protein yields the protein MVWKKEYLDLILVPTGLLIMLCYHLLLLYRYLRHPETTVIGNENHCRKAWVERMLQVDAKDRGMSLTVISSTITAANCLASTSLALSSLIGAWIGNTSHNTFTSSITYGDTSPALVSVKYISILTCFLLALASFLHCIRDYVHANFLISMPDSDIPQEHVEKVVISGGLFWTLGLRAIYLATTLLLWIFGPIPMFVCSVTMVLVLYRLDSNSTPLHQFRSVGSRDNMIRKIGEENHRIERATEQHERSHMHGSTTQEAPPTTTRLNSEATS from the exons atggttTGGAAGAAGGAATACTTGGATTTAATCTTGGTTCCAACTGGGCTGCTAATCATGCTTTGCTACCATCTTCTCCTTCTGTATAGGTACCTCAGACATCCTGAAACTACAGTCATTGGCAATGAAAACCACTGCAGAAAAGCTTGGGTTGAGAGAATGTTGCAG GTTGATGCAAAGGACAGAGGTATGTCCCTAACTGTAATCTCTAGCACCATAACAGCAGCAAATTGCTTAGCCTCAACCTCTCTAGCCTTAAGCTCTCTCATCGGAGCATGGATTGGAAACACTTCGCACAACACCTTCACGAGCAGTATTACATACGGCGACACAAGTCCTGCGCTAGTTTCAGTCAAATATATTAGCATTCTGACCTGCTTCCTGCTGGCCTTAGCTTCTTTTTTACATTGCATAAGGGACTATGTCCATGCCAATTTCCTCATCAGTATGCCAGACAGTGATATTCCTCAGGAGCATGTCGAGAAGGTGGTGATAAGTGGAGGCTTGTTCTGGACATTGGGGCTCAGGGCTATCTACCTTGCCACTACTTTGTTGCTCTGGATTTTCGGTCCAATTCCAATGTTTGTTTGTTCAGTGACTATGGTGTTGGTTTTGTACAGACTTGATTCAAATTCCACTCCATTGCATCAGTTCCGATCAGTTGGGAGCCGTGATAATATGATAAGGAAAATTGGTGAAGAAAACCACAGAATAGAAAGGGCCACTGAGCAACATGAAAGATCACATATGCATGGAAGCACAACTCAAGAAGCACCACCAACAACTACGAGATTAAATTCAGAGGCAACAAGTTAA